Proteins from one Cellulosilyticum lentocellum DSM 5427 genomic window:
- a CDS encoding ABC transporter permease: MELLLDILNTLTLPEFYFAMFRSATPVLLTTLGAIIASRSGSSNIALEGTMLMSAFTGVVVSAFTQNAWIGLLGAILAGFLMSNILAYFALKLKSNIIISGIALNTFASGGTIFFLYLITGEKGASTSLPSLKLPSINIPIIEDIPVIGQILSGHHVLTYIALILVFVVWAMFKYTRLGMHIRAVGESPEAMESVGVSVKKIKYIALSLSGILAGMGGAFLSMGYVGLFSSGMTAGRGYIALATQAIAAGNAIVGFFTSLLFGFCESLSNYLQGASIPLQFVQLMPYLMITIAYTWYCSHKHKQKLKKQRLMQGE; this comes from the coding sequence ATGGAATTATTATTAGACATTTTAAATACGTTAACACTTCCTGAATTTTATTTTGCCATGTTCCGTAGTGCTACACCAGTACTACTGACAACATTAGGAGCAATCATTGCTTCTAGATCAGGTTCAAGTAATATTGCTTTAGAAGGTACAATGCTTATGTCAGCTTTTACAGGGGTAGTGGTAAGTGCTTTTACGCAAAATGCGTGGATAGGGCTTTTAGGAGCTATACTTGCTGGCTTTTTAATGAGTAATATTTTAGCTTACTTTGCGCTTAAGTTAAAATCCAATATTATTATTTCAGGGATTGCGCTTAATACTTTTGCTTCAGGAGGAACGATCTTTTTCCTTTACCTTATTACAGGAGAAAAAGGAGCCTCAACTTCACTTCCTTCTTTAAAACTACCAAGCATTAATATTCCTATTATTGAAGATATTCCAGTAATAGGACAAATTTTATCAGGTCATCATGTACTCACTTACATAGCACTTATTTTAGTATTCGTTGTATGGGCTATGTTTAAGTACACAAGACTTGGTATGCACATTCGCGCCGTTGGTGAATCACCAGAAGCTATGGAATCTGTAGGAGTTTCTGTTAAAAAGATTAAATATATTGCTTTAAGCTTAAGTGGTATTTTAGCTGGTATGGGTGGTGCCTTCTTATCCATGGGTTATGTAGGACTATTCTCATCAGGTATGACAGCAGGACGTGGTTACATTGCCTTAGCAACACAAGCTATCGCAGCAGGAAACGCCATTGTAGGATTCTTTACTTCACTCCTTTTCGGATTCTGTGAAAGTCTTTCAAATTACTTACAAGGGGCATCTATTCCACTTCAATTCGTACAGCTTATGCCATACTTAATGATTACCATTGCTTATACATGGTACTGCAGTCATAAGCATAAACAAAAACTTAAGAAACAAAGACTAATGCAAGGGGAATAG